Proteins from one Desmodus rotundus isolate HL8 chromosome 9, HLdesRot8A.1, whole genome shotgun sequence genomic window:
- the ORMDL3 gene encoding ORM1-like protein 3 isoform X1 — protein sequence MNVGTAHSEVNPNTRVMNSRGIWLSYVLAIGLLHVVLLSIPFVSVPVVWTLTNLIHNMGMYIFLHTVKGTPFETPDQGKARLLTHWEQMDYGVQFTASRKFLTITPIVLYFLTSFYTKYDQIHFILNTVSLMSVLIPKLPQLHGVRIFGINKY from the exons ATGAACGTGGGCACGGCGCACAGCGAGGTGAACCCTAACACACGGGTGATGAACAGCCGTGGCATCTGGCTCTCCTACGTGCTGGCCATCGGGCTGCTGCACGTCGTGCTGCTCAGCATCCCCTTCGTGAGCGTCCCTGTGGTCTGGACCCTCACCAACCTCATCCACAACATG GGCATGTACATCTTCCTACACACAGTGAAGGGCACCCCCTTCGAGACCCCGGACCAGGGCAAGGCCAGGTTGCTAACGCACTGGGAGCAGATGGACTACGGGGTTCAGTTCACAGCGTCTCGGAAGTTCTTGACCATCACACCCATCGTGCT GTACTTTCTCACCAGCTTCTATACCAAGTACGACCAGATCCATTTCATCCTCAACACTGTGTCTTTGATGAGCGTGCTCATCCCCAAGCTGCCCCAGCTCCACGGAGTCCGGATCTTTGGAATCAATAAATACTGA